The DNA window TCGACGTCGATTCCGGTTTCCTCCCGCATCTCGCGAACGAGGGCATCAGCGAGCGGTTCGCCCTCCTCGACCCGGCCGCCGGGCAGGCTCCACTTGCGCAGCCCGTCGGTGTCCTGGTCCAACAGCAGAACCTGCCCGTCCTCCACAAGGAAACCCGTCACGCGTATATCCATGTCAGCACCCTAGCGAAAAGGATGGCTCAATGCGATCGGACCGAGGAAAACAGCATTCAGTAATGATCGCCGCCGGAGGGCTGGGAACAAGGAGGGCGGACTGGTTCCGATTCCTGCCAAAAGAATACTTTCCCGTGCATGGGAAACCAGGAATCGCACTGCTCATGGAAGAAATCGCCGACCTGGGAAACGCGCGAACCGTCATGGTGCACCACCCCTACTACACCCGGTTCGCCGCATGGATCAGCTACGTACTGAACAAGCCCGACGCGTATGACCAGGTTGCCGACACCGCCACCGAAACGCGGCACTGGCCCAGCGTGGACATGATCCCCCAGTCCGGTACCTACGGTGACATCACGTCCGTACTCAACGCCGACGACTACCTGAACCGGCCCGCCCAGCTGTATGTCATGTACGCCGACAACCTGTTTCCCAACGCCCGCCCCCTGCTGCACCTGGGTGAACTGGACGCCGACACAGCGGTGATGGTGCGGCCCTACACACGCGCCGCAGCAACCAAGCGCGGCGTCGTCGTCTGCGACAACGACCGCATGGTTCGCTTGGTGGAAAAGCCCGACGAGGATACAGCAGCCGTTCTCGAAGCCACCTACGGCTGCGACAACCTCGCGCTCATGACCGGCCGTTCACGGGTCAGTCGCTCATTCCTGGACTTCCTCCACACCTACCGGCACTCCAGCGGAGAGCCGAAACTATCGCTTGCCTTGTCCACCTACGCCCAGACGGCATCGGTCAGAGTCCGGCGAGTAGACACTACTGTGACCGATCTTGGGGCGCCCTTCCCGAACGTCGACTGAGATAGGGGGCAATTGCGGTTCCGGGGCGCGGTGTGTGCGGGGTGAGCTATCCCACCGCGTCGGCGACGACAGCGGAGGTGTCGCGTTCTCGACGTCGCTACCACGCGGAATGGATACATCGCTGCTACACACACTTGCCGACCACATGGGATCAGGCGCGGTTTCATCCGGGGGAGCGTGCACAGCGACGGGAGATGTGGTCTCCTGGCTCCGTCGTCGCGGTGTTGGGTTACGCGCCGCACTGCTCGTTGATAACGCGTTTTTGAGGTATGTACGTGTTATGTCCGAATATCCAGAAGTTGCACACACGGGCACGCGCGTGACATAGAAGACCAGGTCAGAGAGATGATCCCCGCGCACGCGGGGATGGACCCCGGTTGGCGTTGTATTGCTATTGACCAACCGGATGCTCCCCGCGCACGCGGGGATGGACCCGGGCGTTTCCGATTCCGGAGACGGTCCCCCAGATGCTCCCCGCGCACGCGGGGATGGACCCATACGGCGCATGCTCACGCAGAGCGACTATTTATGCTCCCCGCGTACGCGGGGATGGACCGCAACGCTCCGGACAACCTCTGTGGATTGTCACGTGAGCCCCACGCACGTGGGGATGGACCGAGGTACGGGTCAGCCGCACACTGACACCGCGGATGAGCCTCACGCACGTGGGGGTAGGTCGAGGTCAGTTACCTGCTGGGAGCGGGAAAGCTCCCGCTCCCAGCCACTCCACTCCGTCTTGTGAAGGCCGGGTGCGTGGGTAGCGGGTCACGCCGGGCGCGGCTCACTCGGGTCGCAGGGCGACGATGGGCACCCCGTGCTCCCGGTCGGCGCCCACCCGTTCGTAGCTGGCGTCGGTGCTGTCGACCTCCTGGCCGACCGCCCGCATCAGCGCGGCGGCGGTCCGAGGGTGGCGGCGGGCGTACTCGGCGAGGCGGCGCCCCGACTCCTCAGCCGGCAGCGGGCGCGCCGTGCCCGTGTAGCGGCGCCATCCCACCTGGAAGCGCACCCGCGGCTCGGTGCTGATATTGCGGAACCACTGCGCGCGTCCGCCGTAGCCGGAGGCGACCAGGTACCCGCCGGACTCCTCGTGGCGCCCCACGACCTCCAGTACCACCTGGCGGGCCCTGCCGCTCTTGCGCCCGATGTGGGTCAGCAGCACGAACCTGTTGCCGAGGAGGCCGCCGAGCCCCAGTCGGTAGATCCAGATCGGCGCCCGGTACAGGGCGCGCCGCGCGGTCGTACGCGGCGGTTGGGAGAAGGTCACGGTTCGTCGCTCCTTGTCTCGAGGGCGGGATGGGCCAGTAGCGGTTCGGTCAGCAGCACCGGGGCGCGAACCGGGCGGGCGTCGAACCGGCCCGACGCGGAGGTGACGGCCGTGGTTCACGCCTCCTCCCGGAGGCGCACGCCCTCGACGCACACGTCGAGGATCGGCTCGGCCAGCTCGGTGATCGGCAGTCGGGGGTCCATCAGCCACTGGAGCAGGCAGCCCTCGATCGCCCCGACGATCACGGTCGCGTGGTGCTCTCCGACTCCCTCCCGGACGGTGCCCTCGGCCTCGCGCAGCAGTTCGGCGATCGTCGTCCGGTACTCGCTGTAGACGCCCGGCATGTCCAGGGGGAGCTGGCTTTCCTCGCGGCCGCTCGACCACAGGTCGAGCAGGATACGGGCGAGTTCCGGCTCGTCGGCGAGCGCCTCCAGCACTGAGCGCACCAGGGAGCCGAGTCGCTCCAGTGGCGGCCCTGTCCCCTCGCGCGCCTGCTGGAGTACGTTCCGCGAACGTTCCGCGAACGCCTCGAACGCGGCGCTGAGCAGGGCGTCCCGACTGTCGAAGTAGAGGTAGACGCTGCCCTTGCCGATGTCGGCCTCGCGGGCG is part of the Haloactinospora alba genome and encodes:
- a CDS encoding nitroreductase family deazaflavin-dependent oxidoreductase translates to MTFSQPPRTTARRALYRAPIWIYRLGLGGLLGNRFVLLTHIGRKSGRARQVVLEVVGRHEESGGYLVASGYGGRAQWFRNISTEPRVRFQVGWRRYTGTARPLPAEESGRRLAEYARRHPRTAAALMRAVGQEVDSTDASYERVGADREHGVPIVALRPE
- a CDS encoding sugar phosphate nucleotidyltransferase yields the protein MIAAGGLGTRRADWFRFLPKEYFPVHGKPGIALLMEEIADLGNARTVMVHHPYYTRFAAWISYVLNKPDAYDQVADTATETRHWPSVDMIPQSGTYGDITSVLNADDYLNRPAQLYVMYADNLFPNARPLLHLGELDADTAVMVRPYTRAAATKRGVVVCDNDRMVRLVEKPDEDTAAVLEATYGCDNLALMTGRSRVSRSFLDFLHTYRHSSGEPKLSLALSTYAQTASVRVRRVDTTVTDLGAPFPNVD
- a CDS encoding TetR/AcrR family transcriptional regulator; this encodes MTPKRVDRSARREQILAAAVRVFARKGFAATRIDDVAREADIGKGSVYLYFDSRDALLSAAFEAFAERSRNVLQQAREGTGPPLERLGSLVRSVLEALADEPELARILLDLWSSGREESQLPLDMPGVYSEYRTTIAELLREAEGTVREGVGEHHATVIVGAIEGCLLQWLMDPRLPITELAEPILDVCVEGVRLREEA